A single genomic interval of Brassica rapa cultivar Chiifu-401-42 unplaced genomic scaffold, CAAS_Brap_v3.01 Scaffold00010, whole genome shotgun sequence harbors:
- the LOC117129518 gene encoding uncharacterized protein DDB_G0290685-like, which yields MADYFEEESSYESSQGSDLDEADQAWSDEEDGCDGSCSDDNYSMSEYGDDPAEAYPEPEPPDYSHGDTSYQGEYEGETESNISFNKGDECHGEETEGDDPEADQEGSWQEEADSEISLEEANEHEENLSKTEEVYEDVDGGEASFQSVKEEVGDESHAEGIPWCEVPYSDQEDEYQDETGSQTSVGNSEGNYGGKPDSQQDIAEEEEALSEAGRNDDQPGYIIFAGHHQGPEAYLCWEKDMEHWFDSNQVHEEDKTAIAEDTLTEDAFRKWEQDAYWRLAYDEPEATWQEMKELLYEEYVKGAGDELLNQIRVYTNLEPRRLILAKRPNRKAKLKNAHDLKLHQESTLIIKGATEHTTAARASAVQGVPTPQAKTRELSTKPLPKFHEKKKPS from the exons ATGGCAGATTACTTTGAGGAAGAGAGTTCTTATGAATCAAGCCAAGGCTCCGATCTTGATGAAGCCGACCAAGCTTGGTCCGATGAAGAGGATGGCTGTGATGGGTCATGTTCTGATGATAACTACTCTATGTCAGAGTATGGAGACGATCCTGCTGAAGCATATCCTGAACCAGAGCCACCTGATTACTCACATGGAGATACCAGCTACCAAGGAGAGTATGAGGGAGAAACTGAATCAAATATCAGTTTCAATAAAGGAGATGAATGCCATGGAGAAGAGACAGAAGGTGATGATCCTGAAGCTGACCAGGAAGGCTCATGGCAAGAGGAAGCTGATTCTGAAATCAGTTTAGAAGAGGCAAATGAGCATGAGGAAAATCTCTCTAAAACGGAAGAAGTCTATGAAGATGTTGATGGAGGAGAAGCAAGTTTCCAATctgttaaagaagaagttggaGACGAGTCTCATGCTGAAGGCATACCCTGGTGTGAAGTACCTTACTCTGACCAGGAGGATGAGTACCAAGACGAAACTGGCTCACAAACCAGTGTAGGAAACTCTGAGGGAAACTATGGAGGAAAGCCAGACTCTCAACAAGACAttgctgaagaagaagaggcctTAAGTGAGGCTGGAAGAAATGATGATCAACCTGGTTACATCATCTTTGCAGGCCATCATCAAGGACCAGAAGCATACTTGTGCTGGGAGAAAGATATGGAACATTGGTTTGATTCTAACCAAGTCCATGAAGAGGATAAGACAGCCATTGCCGAAGACACTCTCACTGAAGATGCCTTTAGAAAGTGGGAACAAGATGCTTACTGGCGACTTGCCTATGATGAACCAGAAGCTACTTGGCAAGAAATGAAAGAACTCTTGTATGAAGAATATGTGAAAGGAGCTGGAGATGAGCTGTTGAATCAGATACGGGTCTATACTAATCTTGAACCAAGGCGGCTGATATTGGCAAAAAGGCCAAATCGAAAGGCTAAGCTCAAAAATGCTCACGACCTAAAGCTACACCAGGAgtctacactcatcatcaagggAGCAACCGAGCATACAACAGCAGCAAGGGCCAGTGCCGTGCAAGGAGTTCCAACTCCACAAGCCAAAACTCGAGAGCTAAGTACAAAGCCATTGCCTAAGTTCCATGAGAAGAAGAAACCAA GCTGA